The Kosmotoga arenicorallina S304 nucleotide sequence CATTGATCTGAACAAAGCATTGAGCATTATTGGAAAAATAGTTGAAATGCGTGATATGAACACTGCTGGACACCAGAGAAAGGTTGCAAAGCTTTCGGTAGCGCTCGCAGAAAAATTAGATATTCCCTCAAAGAAGATTCCGATCATATTTACCGCAGCTCTATTGCATGACATTGGAAAAATAGAAATTCCAGCTGATATACTGACAAAACCGGGAAGACTTTCTGAACCAGAATTAGGAATCATTAGAAGGCAGGGAAATTGGATATCAGCTATTGAACGAAACACAATTCATTCCCGAAGTCGCAGAAATTATTCTACAACATCATGAACGTCTTGACGGTTCCGGCTACCCATACGGACTCAAAGGCGATGAAATATCTATAGAAGCACGGATAATAGCCGTAGCAGATGTTTTTGATGCCATGACTTCACACCGTCCTTACCGCCCTGCTTTTTCTTACAAAGAAACAATAAGCGAAATAAAGAGCAAAAGCGGCAAATTATACGATGTAGCAGTGGTAGAAGCGCTTGTGGATTTA carries:
- a CDS encoding HD-GYP domain-containing protein, whose translation is MNETQFIPEVAEIILQHHERLDGSGYPYGLKGDEISIEARIIAVADVFDAMTSHRPYRPAFSYKETISEIKSKSGKLYDVAVVEALVDLLENGFILK